Part of the Salinimonas lutimaris genome, GTCTCATAAGCGATGCTGGTCACACCTGAGTCAACTAACAGTTGAGTCTGCACCGGGTCTGGTGCCAGGTGAAGGTAAGTGTACAGAGTCTGACCCTTGCGCAACATTTTGCACTCATTCGGCTGTGGCTCTTTTACCTTTACGATCATCTCTGCCTCAGCAAAAATTTCTTCAGGTGTCGCAGCGATAGTCGCACCGGCTTCCTGATACATCGCGTCAGTAAAACCAATGGCGTCACCGGCCAGCGTCTGCACCACCACACTGTGGCCGTGCGTCACAAATTCTTTTACCGCGGCAGGTGTCAGACCGACACGGTACTCGTGATTCTTAATTTCCTTCGGTACACCAATAAGCATACATAACCCTCTGTTGTTGGTTTTGTTTATTTTTGCGAAGTATATCCGGCTTTACAGAAAAGTATGTGCTGAATACACGGTCTAACCCGTGTTATATTCTGTTAAAATGTAAAATGTCAGAATTTCCTATGCTGGTAAAAACACCGAAAGACCTTGATCGTATTGACCGTAATATACTTACCGTACTGCAGCGTGATGGCCGGATTTCTAACGTTGAACTGGCCCGACAAGTCGGCCTGAGCGCCAGCCCCTGTCTGGAGCGGGTCAGGCGTCTGGAAACCCAGGGCTATATTACCGGGTATCATGCAACGTTAAACCCAGAAAAGCTGGGTGCGGCGATGCTGGTTTTTGTAGAGATTACGCTGACCAAAACCTCGGTGGATATCTTTGCCGAATTTTCTTCTGCCGTGCAGGAACATGAGGATATCCAGGAATGTCATTTGGTGAGCGGCGATTTTGACTTTTTACTGAAGGCCAGAGTGGCGGATATGTCCAGTTACCGGAAGCTGCTGGGCGATACTTTGTTACGTTTGCCCGGGGTCAGTGAATCGCGCACTTATGTGGTGATGGAGGAGGTCAAAAGTACCACCCGTTTACGAATTAACCTGAAATAAAGAATCTGTGTTTTTGTACAGTTTTCCAATAGGTGCTCTGTCTATTCTTGTGTTAATCTTTGAATAACAATAAAAGACCGTAGCCAGTTTCCGGCCGGATGTGCCAAGGATTCATGGATGCTGAAGTTTCAATATACAGTGCGTAGCTGCACATGAACGGTTATTAAAGAATTGAGGGTTATGGCGCGACTTTCAGGATTCCAGCGTGTGCTGGAGGCAGGCATGATCATCGCCTGCGTATTTGCATTTTATCTTTTATTAGCTCTGGCTTCTTTTCATCCCGGTGACCCGGGCTGGAGTCAGGCTGGCCTGCAGCTGAATGTTCACAACTGGGTGGGAGCCACCGGTGCCTGGACAGCAGATTTGCTGCTGTTCAGTTTTGGCTGGCTAGCCTATCTGCTTCCTTTTGGCTGTGCCTTTCTGGGCTACTTTTTGTTTCAGCATGTCAAACACCTCGACGAACTGGATTACCTGACCATTGGCTTACGTATCATTGGCGGGCTCCTGGTGGGGCTGGGGGTCAGTGGCATCGCCAGCGTTAATTTTAACGACCTGTTTAACTTTTCTGCTGGCGGGTTTGTGGGTGATGTTATCAGCTCCGCTCTGATCCCTTACTTCAATACCCCAGGTACGATTTTACTGCTGCTGTGTTTCTTTTGTACCGGTTTTACCCTGATGACCGGCATTAGCTGGCTGACCATTATTGATGGGGTAGGGCAGTGTGTGTTGTGGTCAGGACGCAAGGTGGTAGAAGGCCCTCAGCAGTTGCTTGACCTGCGGATGCCCAGCCTGAGTCTGCCGGATGTGGGGCGTAAAAAAGCGTCTGCATCAGATGAGCTGGAAGTGACCAGCATGCGTGCAGAGCCACCGGCAACCCGGCAAGCGCCGGCACCGGTAACCAACAATGCACAGCGTAGTCGCGAAGAACCTTCATTTGGGATTCCCGATGAAATTTTTGCCGATGATGATCTGCCGCCGTTTGATATGTACGATGAGCCGCACAATGACTCGCGTTCTGCTGAGCCTGCCAGCAAACCGGTGCAGACCGGACAGGCCTCAGCACCGGAAACACAGCATTTTGCTGAAGATAACGCTCGAACATCGTCTGCCGCTGAACCGTCTGAACCAGCCTCACCGTCTGAACCTGCTGCGCAGAAGTCCCGTTTTTCGGTCTCGGCTTTAAAAGAAAAAATCGCTCCGGCCAAACCGGCAACTGCCCCAGCCCCAGCCAGTGCAGCATCGTCTGCCAGCAGCGCTGAGGCAGATGAAGAGCCGGTTACGCTCATGCCCTCATTTGATTTACTTGAGCGGCCAGACAAACACGAAAATCCCATCACTCAGGAAGAACTTGATGCGGTGTCACGCCTGGTAGAAGAAAAACTGGCCGACTTTAACATTGAAGCCAGTGTGGTGGGGGTATATCCCGGCCCCGTGATTACCCGCTTTGAGCTGGACCTGGCACCGGGAGTCAAGGTCAGCAAGATTACCGGCTTATCCAAAGATTTGGCCCGGGCGATGTCTGCTATCTCGGTGCGGGTGGTTGAAGTGATACCCGGCAAATCAGTGATCGGACTGGAATTGCCAAATAAGAAGCGGGAAATGGTCAGACTGAGCGAAGTCATCAGCTGCGATACTTTTCAAAGTAACAGTTCAGCCCTGACCATGGTGCTGGGCTCCGATATCAGCGGTAAACCTGTGGTGGTGGATCTGGCCAAGATGCCGCACGTGCTGGTGGCCGGTACCACAGGCTCAGGGAAGTCTGTGGGGGTGAATGTCATGATCCTGAGCTTGTTATACAAGTCGACGCCTGAAGATGTGCGTATGATCATGATTGACCCCAAGATGCTTGAATTGTCAGTTTACGAAGGGATTCCCCATTTGCTGGCCGAAGTCGTTACTGATATGAAAGAAGCGGCCAATGCACTGCGCTGGTGTGTAGGCGAGATGGAGCGTCGGTATAAACTGATGTCGGCACTGGGAGTGCGTAATCTGAAAGGTTACAACACCAAGGTGATGAAAGCGATTGAAGAAGGCCAGCCGATTAAGGATCCGCTGTGGCGAGCTGAAGAAAGCATGGACACCGAACCACCTGATCTGGGCAAGTTACCCAGTATTGTGGTAGTGGTGGATGAATTTGCCGATATGATGATGATCGTGGGCAAAAAAGTAGAAGAGCTGATTGCCCGGATTGCACAAAAAGCACGGGCTGCTGGTATCCATCTGGTACTGGCTACCCAGCGTCCATCGGTGGATGTGATTACCGGTCTGATTAAAGCCAATATTCCGACCCGTATTGCCTTTCAGGTTTCCAGCAAAATTGACTCACGGACCATTTTAGACCAGCAGGGCGCCGAAGCGCTGCTGGGAATGGGTGATATGCTGTACCTGCCGCCGGGCAGTCCGGTGCCAACCCGGGTTCACGGTGCGTTTGTGGATGATCATGAAGTGCATGCCGTGGTGGCAGACTGGCAGAAACGGGGTGAGCCTGAATACATTGATGAAATTCTTAATGGCGATGCCAGCGCTGAGGTGCTGCTGCCTGGTGAACAGCCGGAGGGCGGTGACCAGGAATTTGATGAATTTTATGATGAAGCAGTGGCGTTTGTGACTGAGAGCCGGCGGGCCAGTGTATCCGGCGTGCAGCGAAAATTCAGAATTGGTTACAACCGGGCTGCCCGATTAGTTGAACAAATGGAGCAAAGTGGCGTCGTAAGTACACCAGGGCATAACGGTAACCGTGAGGTTATTGCGCCCCCACCACCTAAGGATTAACCATGAAAAAGTTCGATAAAACATGGCTGGCGGTATCATTGGTATCACTTGCCGCTGCGGCCCCGGCATGGGCAGAAGACGCTCAGGCCCGCGCCCAGTTACAGCAAAAGCTGGCCGGGATGCAGCAGTATCAGGCAAACTTTACCCAGACGGTAAAAGACACCGAAGGGGATATTGTGCATGAAGCCAGTGGTCAGCTGACCATGGCCCGTCCGGACAAATTACGCTGGGAAACCGCACAGCCGGATGAAACGCTGTTAATTGCTGATGGCCGCAGCGTCTGGAATATGGACACCTTTGTGGAGCAGGTAACGATTGTTGACCAGCAGCGCGCGGTTCAGGATAACCCGGTGATTCTGCTGACCACCAGTGACAGCAATGAGTGGAAAAAGTTTGCTATCGACAGAACCACAGATGGTGCCTATGCCATTAGCCCGGTGGACGGGCAAGGCCAGATTCAGCAGTTAAATCTGTATTTTGATGGTGATACGCTTAACCGGCTGACCATGACAGATGCGCAAGAGCAGCGCAGCACACTTGAATTTTCCGACATCGATACCCAGTTTACGCCGTCTGTTTCACTGTTTGAGGTAACCGTGCCGGATACCTACACCATCGACGACCAGCGTTAATGTTGTTTGAAGACGACGAACCTTTTGCACCACTAGCGGCCCGGATGCGGCCGCAGAATTTGTCAGAATACACCGGCCAGGGGCACCTGGTGGGTGATGGCAAACCCCTGCGTAAAATGCTTGAGGCGGGCCACTGTCACTCCATGATCCTCTGGGGCCCGCCGGGAACCGGCAAAACCACCCTGGCCGAGCTGATTGGCAGTTATACCAATGCTAATGTTATCCGTTTGTCTGCGGTCACCGCCGGGGTCAAGGAAATACGCGCCGCTATGGAAAAAGCTCAGCAGGATGTGCGTTACAATCAGCGCACCTTGCTGTTTGTTGATGAAGTGCATCGGTTTAATAAAAGTCAGCAGGATGCATTTTTACCTTATGTGGAGTCAGGCACCGTCACTTTTGTAGGGGCCACTACCGAAAACCCATCTTTTGAGCTTAACAAAGCCCTGTTATCACGAGCCCGTGTTTATGTACTAAAGGCTCTGGAAGATGATGATCTGAACGGTTTGCTGAACCGCGCCCTGACAGACACGGAGCGCGGCCTGGGCGAGCGTTCTCTGACCATTGAGGATGACGCCCGGCGGGCTCTTATTGGGCTATGTGGTGGTGATGCCCGACGGTTACTGACGTATCTGGAGCTGGCGGCCGATTTTACCGATGCGGCGGCGATCAGTCTGGCGGATATTGAACAGGCCGTGGGCGAGAAAGTGGCCAGCTATGATAAGCAGGGCGATGCGTTTTACGATCTTATTTCTGCCTTTCATAAGTCGGTACGTGGCTCTGACCCGGACGCAGCACTTTACTGGTATGCGCGAATCCTGAACGGCGGAGGCGACCCGCTGTATGTGGCCAGAAGACTGCTGGCCATCGCGTCTGAGGATATTGGCAATGCTGATACCAGAGCGCTCGAACTGAGCCTCAATGCCTGGGACACCTTTCATCGGGTAGGCCCGGCTGAAGGTGAACGGGCTATTGCCCAGGCCGCGGTGTACTGCGCCCTGGCGCCCAAAAGCAATGCAGTTTATGCGGCGTTTAATAAAGCTAAAGCGCTGGTACGCGAAACACCGGATTATCCTGTTCCTAACCATCTGCGCAATGCGCCAACCAAGCTGATGAAAGAACTGGGGCATGGTGAGGGGTACCGTTATGCTCACGATGAGCCCAACGCGTTTGCAGCCGGTGAAATATATCTGCCCCCCGAACTGGCCGGCCAGCGATTGTATGTGCCTAATGAGCGGGGCATGGAAAAAACCCTGAAAGCCAAGCGGGCCTGGCTTGATGAATTAAATCAGCTCAGTAACAGGAAACGTTAAATGCCTACAGGGGTGGTTTTATACTGTTATATTGCTGCAGGTGGTGCCGTCGGCGCCTGCTTGCGCTATTTTCTGACCAGCCAGTTCGATTCGTGGTTTGGAAAAGCGCTGCCCTTTGGTACACTTGGCGTTAATGTTATCGGGTCGTTTTGCCTGGCGCTACTGTACGGGCTGATAGAACGACACGAACTGACCGATTCGCCTTACCGGGCTTTGCTGGGAGTAGGGCTGTTGGGCGCACTTACCACGTTTTCAACGTTTTCTATAGAGACACTGGCACTGCTGGAGAACGGCCTGTGGATGAAAGCGGCAGCCAATATTGTATTGAATGTTGCGGTTTGTTTACTGGCTGGCTGGTTGGCCATACAGATAATGAAAGGATAATGAGAAGCACATGTTAGATCCAAAGTGTTTGCGAAGCGATATCGAACAGACTGCAGAGCGCCTGAAAACCCGCGGGTTTGAGCTGGACGTGGCAGCGTTCAGTGAACTGGAAGAACAGCGTAAAGCGCTTCAGATTGAAATGCAGGATTTGCAAAACGAACGTAATGTGCGCAGTAAATCGATTGGTAAAGCCAAAGCGCAGGGGCAGGATATTGCGCCTCTGCTGGCCGAAGTAGGCGAGCTGGGTGACAAACTGGATGCTACCAAGGCTGAGTTTGCTAAAATCCAGGAGCAGGTCACTGCAATGACTCAGGGGATTCCAAACCTGCCTCATGAGTCAGTACCCGTAGGCAAAGACGAAGATGATAACGTTGAAGTTAGCCGCTGGGGCACGCCCCGTTCTTTTGATTTTGATGTTAAAGATCATGTAGATGTGGCTGAAGGGCTGAACCGTGGCGCTGATTTTGAACTGGCCGCCAAACTGACTGGTAGCCGCTTTGTGGTAATGCGTGGTCAGATTGCCAGACTACACCGGGCTCTGGCTCAGTTTATGCTGGATGTGCACACAGGCGAGCATGGCTATGAAGAAACGTATGTGCCGTATCTGGTTAACCACGACAGCCTGTATGGTACCGGACAGCTGCCTAAATTTGGTGAGGATCTGTTTCATACTCAGCCGGCAACCGAAGAAGGCCAGGGTCTGTCTTTGATTCCGACCGCGGAGGTCCCACTGACCAATATTGGTCGTGATGAGATTTTTGAAGCCAAGCATTTGCCGCTTAAAATGACAGCCCACACACCGTGTTTTCGCTCTGAAGCGGGGTCTTACGGACGTGATACCCGCGGGCTGATTCGTCAGCATCAGTTCGAAAAAGTGGAGCTGGTACAGCTGGTGAAGCCTGAAGACAGCTTTGATGCACTGGAGTCGTTAACGGGTCATGCCGAAACAATTTTGCAACGGCTGGAACTGCCTTACCGTAAAATGGTGCTGTGTACCGGTGATATGGGCTTTGGTGCCTGTAAAACCTATGATCTGGAAGTGTGGTTACCGGCTCAGGATACGTATCGCGAGATTTCTTCATGTTCTAACATGCTGGACTTCCAGGCCCGCCGCATGCAGGCTCGCTACAGAAATCCTGAAACCAATAAGCCAGAATTACTGCATACCCTCAATGGTTCAGGCCTGGCTGTAGGTCGGACACTGGTTGCGGTGCTGGAAAATTATCAGCAGGCTGATGGCAGTGTAACGGTGCCAGAAGCACTGGTAAGCTACATGGGCGGTGTGACAAGCCTGACCGCTTAAAAAGTTCTTAAAAAAGCGCCATACGGCGCTTTTTTATTATTGATTACAGGCATTTTGCCGGTTTAGGTAAGCCAGCCAGTTTGGTTGCCTGCTTGGCCGGGCCTTTAGGGAATAATCGCTGCAAATAACGGCTATTACCTTTGTCCGGTCCGTAGGTTTGTTTCATAGCATTGACCAGTGCCCGGATTGCCGGACTGGTGTCATACTCCATATAAAACTCACGGACAAAGCGCACAACTTCCCAGTGTGCTTCCGTCAGGCTAATGCCTTCCTGTGCGGCCAGCGCCGGTACCATGTCTTCATGCCAGTCACTAACATTAAGCAGATAGCCGTTTTTATCTACGGGAACAGCCTGCCCGTTTACTTCAAATGTATATTCGCTCATTTGCTACCATTTTATCCAGGGCGAATACTGTGCAGACAACTCACACAGCTGCTCCACAGTAATTGTATTACGTTGTTGCACATCAATGCCGCGCAATGCAGCATCCGGCGCGTACCAGACACATTGTGCCTGTCCGGTTTGCAGGGTGTCAGGAGCAAGCATACAGGCATCTCCCATCACCACTACCACAGCGCTAACTGGCAAACGTGCCAGTAAATCTTCATCAGCACTTGAAAGCTGGCTTTTCGTGAATTGTATCAGCATCAGAAGGTTACCACATGGTCTGCATTTTTCAGCAGCGTTATCAGCGTGTTGCTATCAGCTGCCTGAAACGCCTGTGAAAACGGTGTCACCGGATAAGTATTAAGTGATGGCTGACAGATATAACAATCCTCAATATCGAATAAGGGCAATGACTTCAAACGTTTGGTCATATTTTTTACGCCATCGGGAGGTTGTTGATTTGCCTGCCACATCCACACTGCCAGGCCTTCAAATACCACAGTCACATGATGACCATAATTAGTAGCGGCCAGCGCAAAGTCCAGGCCGTCACTGGCGCTAGACGTAGAATAGGGGGCTGAGGTGAATCTTACCAGTATCGACGCCATCAGAACTGTACCAGGTGCTGAGATTGATGCAGGGCGGTAAAAAACTCACCAAGCCCGGCCTGAATGAACGGCGGATGCAAATTACTGGCAGACAGTGAATGCTCGGTTGCCTCAGCACCACTGACCACACCACGCTTTACCGCGGCCGTGATGCACACCAACAGTTCGCATCCTGTTGTTTTTTGTATATCGCACCAGTTTGCATAGAACTGGTATTCATCAGAAGGTGGCGCGGACAGACTGTTGGTATGATGAATGCCTTCGCCATAGAAGAAAATTGTACTGAGCGTATGCCCTTGTCCGGACAGCGCACGGGCAAATTGGTGCGCCGCAATAGTTGCTTCGGTAGACGAGGGGGCCGAAGTAATAAGTAGAGAGTAATGTGCCATACAAACAAAAACACCCCGACTAGGCGGGGTGTTTCCTTACAAAATCGTTATTAGTCGTCGCTGCCGAACGCGCCCAGCAGGTGCAGAATCGACGTGAACAGGTTATAGATGTTCAGGTACAGAGAAACTGTTGCACGAATGTAGTTAGTTTCTCCACCATTGATGATCCGGCTGGTATCAAACAGAATCAGACCAGACATAATGAACACAATCGCAGCATTCAGTGCCAGACTCACGGCGGGTACCTGGAAGAAAATGTTAGCAATACCTGCAACAATCACGACAACCAGACCAACCATTAAAAAGCCGCCCAGAAAAGAAAAATCTTTCTTGGTTGTCAGCGCATATCCGGACAGTGCAAAGAACACCAGTGCCGTCGCGCCCAGCGCCTGCATAATAATGCCAGGGCCAGCAAAGTTAAGATAATAAGCCAGCGTATAACCTAATGAGCCGCCCATTAATCCGGTAAAAGCAAATACCCAGTAGATACCTGACGCTGATTCAGCTTTCTTTTGCACAACAAACAGGGTAATAAAAGCACCGATTGTCATACCTAAAGAAGCCATAGGACCAATACCCACAGCCATAGCAACACCAGCACAGACCGCACTAAACGCCAATGTCATGGCCAGCAACATGTAGGTATTACGTAATACCTTGTTTGTCTCCAGCACTGACTGCCTGGACGCACCAGCATACATCGAAGAACGGTTATCCATCATTTTCCTCCAACAGGATTTAAAACAAACCAAAAATGGTTCAAAATATCTGACCTATTTGTATGGGTTTTAGTTCCCAAATTCAAGTGGTTGCTTAATAAAAATATACGCTGTTTTTACTATTTTGAATGAAAAAACAACGATTTCACTCATAATTGTATAGTACGCGATCGCTTAAAACATTTTTTCAAATTAACACTTTACAGCTCAACAAATATCATTAAGATACGCATCACTTCTCGGAGAGATGGCAGAGTCCGGTTGAATGCACCTGATTTGAAATCAGACGAAGGGTTAAACCTTCCGGGGGTTCGAATCCCTCTCTCTCCGCCATATTATACGCTGATGGGCAATCATTAGCTTCAATATAAAACGAGTTTAATGTTTTATATTTGTCACAAAATGTGACATAACAAGTTGTTCTGGAGAGTTGGCAGAGTCCGGTTGAATGCACCTGACTTGAAATCAGACGAAGGGTCAAACCTTCCGGGGGTTCGAATCCCTCACTCTCCGCCATTTTCATATTGGTGGTTAATCATCAATATCGCCGCAAGGCACACAATCAGTTCTGGAGAGTTGGCAGAGTCCGGTTGAATGCACCTGACTTGAAATCAGACGAAGGGTCAAACCTTCCGGGGGTTCGAATCCCTCACTCTCCGCCATTTTCATATTGGTGGTTAATCATCAATACCGCCGCAAGGCACACAATCAGTTCTGGAGAGTTGGCAGAGTCCGGTTGAATGCACCTGACTTGAAATCAGACGAAGGGTCAAACCTTCCGGGGGTTCGAATCCCTCACTCTCCGCCAAATAAGAAACCCGCCTCGTGCGGGTTTTTTTATATCAGTTACACACCGCCTGCTTCATCATCGCCCGGCGCAGCAAAGTGATTTCATAACATGGACAGGCACATTTAAAACCATCTCATCCGGTCTTAGTACTAACTTAGTGCTTGTCCAGGAAAAAGTATTGTCAGGTAAAGTCTTGCAGGCAAAGCATGGACAGGCACATTCCGTTTTATTTATGACTGTCACTTTTCGGATTAATTGGTATAGGCACTCTGCTGCGCGCACTTGTGACATATTACGGGTACTGTGTTCAGTAGTCGTGCGTGACCGATGTAGCAGCTTCATCCGATCTTGAATTCAAACAGTTGCACATTCATTAATACATTTGGCTTTCAGAATGTTTTAGAAAAAGTGCCTGTCCACATTGTGCAGTTACGTTGTGCAGTTCGTTTTCAACAATTCTTTTTTGTCCTCACGCACTCTAAATAGGACAGGCACATTGATCTTGCACAGTAATAAAAAAGGTCATGAGCTGTGTTTTACACATGTGCCTGTCCATGTTGTGGGATGTGCCTGTCTTTTTGTTGTGAAGTTTCAGAATCAGTGCCTGTCCAGCCAGCTCCCAGCCTATTTTGGTTGTTTAATCTGCAACTGCTAAGGTTACAGAGAGTTAAGTAATCTTTAGTCATTACTTAAGCGTAATGCCTTTACCTGCCTGTAAAAAAATAACGCATCATCACCATCGCGTTTTGTCGTGTCACTGATGAGCAGTAAAACGCTAGAGGACGTTATATGGAATTCTTGCACACCCCGAATCTGCGGGAGGGGACGATCGAGCAAAAGCGTGCTGAGATCCTCGCCTGGTTTGAAGACTCTTTTGAATGCTACGAAAGCCTGTTCAGTAATTTGAAAAACGATGAGGCCTTTTACCAGCGGCCTGAAAAATTGCGCCACCCCCTGATTTTTTATTATGGTCATACGGCAACCTTCTTTATCAATAAACTGGTGTTAGCCAAGCTTATCAATGACCGGGTCAATCCTGATTTTGAATCACTGTTTGCCATCGGTGTTGATGAAATGAGCTGGGATGACTTGAATGAGGAAAACTATAACTGGCCGACTGTTAGTGAGGTAAGAGCCTACCGGGCTCAGGTGCGTCAACTGGTGCGCGACCTGATTCAGAATATATCGTTCACACTGCCGGTAGACTGGCAAAGTCAGGTTTGGCCGGTTGTGATGGGGATAGAGCACGAGCGCATTCATCTTGAGACATCCTCTGTGCTGATGCGTCAGCTGGACCTGCAATTTATCAGCGAGCAGCCACAATGGGCGCCATCTGAGGTACATCATGAGCCGGTCGCCAATGAGCTGGTCAGTGTTGCTGCCGGAGATGTGCAATGGAGCAAAACTCAGGATGCGCCGTTTTATGGCTGGGATAACGAATATGGCCATGCCAGTGAGTCTGTTGCCGGCTTTAAAGCCGCCCGTTATCTGGTCAGTAATGCTGAGTACCTGAGCTTTGTTAAGCAAAACGGCTACCTGGATGAAAGTTTATGGGACAATGAAGGATGGCAGTGGCGATGTTATACACAGGCACAGCATCCGGTATTCTGGCGTAAGCAGGGGCAAGACTATGTATATCGCGCCATGACCCGTGAAATGCCGCTGCCCCTGTCATGGCCGGTGGATGTGAACTATCATGAAGCCAAGGCGTTTTGTCACTGGAAGGCCAGACAAACCGGCAAATCCATTCGATTACCAACTGAGAATGAATGGGTGCGTATACGTGATGAGGCGGGGCTGACGCAGGCCCGGTATTACGACAATATGAATATCCATTTACGCAAAGCGGCTTCCAGTGAACCGGTGGATGTGAATCAGCATGGTGAATTTTTTGATGTGGCCGGGAATATCTGGCAATGGACCGAAACCCCGATTTATCCGTTTGAAGGTTTTGAAGTTCATCCGCTGTATGATGATTTCACCACACCGACGTTTGATAACAAACATAACCTTATCAAGGGTGGCTCATGGATATCGACGGGCAACGAAGCCACCAGAGACAGTCGTTATGCGTTTCGCCGGCATTTTTTCCAGCACGCCGGTTTTCGTTATATAGAATCGGACATCAGTATTACCGTGAATGATTTTGATTATGAAAGTGACACGCAGGTGTCGCAGTACAGTGAATTTCACTATGGCGATAATTATTTTGGCGTAGC contains:
- a CDS encoding Bax inhibitor-1/YccA family protein, which codes for MDNRSSMYAGASRQSVLETNKVLRNTYMLLAMTLAFSAVCAGVAMAVGIGPMASLGMTIGAFITLFVVQKKAESASGIYWVFAFTGLMGGSLGYTLAYYLNFAGPGIIMQALGATALVFFALSGYALTTKKDFSFLGGFLMVGLVVVIVAGIANIFFQVPAVSLALNAAIVFIMSGLILFDTSRIINGGETNYIRATVSLYLNIYNLFTSILHLLGAFGSDD
- the tusD gene encoding sulfurtransferase complex subunit TusD, yielding MAHYSLLITSAPSSTEATIAAHQFARALSGQGHTLSTIFFYGEGIHHTNSLSAPPSDEYQFYANWCDIQKTTGCELLVCITAAVKRGVVSGAEATEHSLSASNLHPPFIQAGLGEFFTALHQSQHLVQF
- the lolA gene encoding outer membrane lipoprotein chaperone LolA: MKKFDKTWLAVSLVSLAAAAPAWAEDAQARAQLQQKLAGMQQYQANFTQTVKDTEGDIVHEASGQLTMARPDKLRWETAQPDETLLIADGRSVWNMDTFVEQVTIVDQQRAVQDNPVILLTTSDSNEWKKFAIDRTTDGAYAISPVDGQGQIQQLNLYFDGDTLNRLTMTDAQEQRSTLEFSDIDTQFTPSVSLFEVTVPDTYTIDDQR
- the lrp gene encoding leucine-responsive transcriptional regulator Lrp, yielding MLVKTPKDLDRIDRNILTVLQRDGRISNVELARQVGLSASPCLERVRRLETQGYITGYHATLNPEKLGAAMLVFVEITLTKTSVDIFAEFSSAVQEHEDIQECHLVSGDFDFLLKARVADMSSYRKLLGDTLLRLPGVSESRTYVVMEEVKSTTRLRINLK
- a CDS encoding replication-associated recombination protein A; amino-acid sequence: MLFEDDEPFAPLAARMRPQNLSEYTGQGHLVGDGKPLRKMLEAGHCHSMILWGPPGTGKTTLAELIGSYTNANVIRLSAVTAGVKEIRAAMEKAQQDVRYNQRTLLFVDEVHRFNKSQQDAFLPYVESGTVTFVGATTENPSFELNKALLSRARVYVLKALEDDDLNGLLNRALTDTERGLGERSLTIEDDARRALIGLCGGDARRLLTYLELAADFTDAAAISLADIEQAVGEKVASYDKQGDAFYDLISAFHKSVRGSDPDAALYWYARILNGGGDPLYVARRLLAIASEDIGNADTRALELSLNAWDTFHRVGPAEGERAIAQAAVYCALAPKSNAVYAAFNKAKALVRETPDYPVPNHLRNAPTKLMKELGHGEGYRYAHDEPNAFAAGEIYLPPELAGQRLYVPNERGMEKTLKAKRAWLDELNQLSNRKR
- the crcB gene encoding fluoride efflux transporter CrcB yields the protein MPTGVVLYCYIAAGGAVGACLRYFLTSQFDSWFGKALPFGTLGVNVIGSFCLALLYGLIERHELTDSPYRALLGVGLLGALTTFSTFSIETLALLENGLWMKAAANIVLNVAVCLLAGWLAIQIMKG
- a CDS encoding DsrE family protein → MASILVRFTSAPYSTSSASDGLDFALAATNYGHHVTVVFEGLAVWMWQANQQPPDGVKNMTKRLKSLPLFDIEDCYICQPSLNTYPVTPFSQAFQAADSNTLITLLKNADHVVTF
- a CDS encoding DNA translocase FtsK; translation: MARLSGFQRVLEAGMIIACVFAFYLLLALASFHPGDPGWSQAGLQLNVHNWVGATGAWTADLLLFSFGWLAYLLPFGCAFLGYFLFQHVKHLDELDYLTIGLRIIGGLLVGLGVSGIASVNFNDLFNFSAGGFVGDVISSALIPYFNTPGTILLLLCFFCTGFTLMTGISWLTIIDGVGQCVLWSGRKVVEGPQQLLDLRMPSLSLPDVGRKKASASDELEVTSMRAEPPATRQAPAPVTNNAQRSREEPSFGIPDEIFADDDLPPFDMYDEPHNDSRSAEPASKPVQTGQASAPETQHFAEDNARTSSAAEPSEPASPSEPAAQKSRFSVSALKEKIAPAKPATAPAPASAASSASSAEADEEPVTLMPSFDLLERPDKHENPITQEELDAVSRLVEEKLADFNIEASVVGVYPGPVITRFELDLAPGVKVSKITGLSKDLARAMSAISVRVVEVIPGKSVIGLELPNKKREMVRLSEVISCDTFQSNSSALTMVLGSDISGKPVVVDLAKMPHVLVAGTTGSGKSVGVNVMILSLLYKSTPEDVRMIMIDPKMLELSVYEGIPHLLAEVVTDMKEAANALRWCVGEMERRYKLMSALGVRNLKGYNTKVMKAIEEGQPIKDPLWRAEESMDTEPPDLGKLPSIVVVVDEFADMMMIVGKKVEELIARIAQKARAAGIHLVLATQRPSVDVITGLIKANIPTRIAFQVSSKIDSRTILDQQGAEALLGMGDMLYLPPGSPVPTRVHGAFVDDHEVHAVVADWQKRGEPEYIDEILNGDASAEVLLPGEQPEGGDQEFDEFYDEAVAFVTESRRASVSGVQRKFRIGYNRAARLVEQMEQSGVVSTPGHNGNREVIAPPPPKD
- a CDS encoding TusE/DsrC/DsvC family sulfur relay protein; amino-acid sequence: MSEYTFEVNGQAVPVDKNGYLLNVSDWHEDMVPALAAQEGISLTEAHWEVVRFVREFYMEYDTSPAIRALVNAMKQTYGPDKGNSRYLQRLFPKGPAKQATKLAGLPKPAKCL
- the serS gene encoding serine--tRNA ligase, giving the protein MLDPKCLRSDIEQTAERLKTRGFELDVAAFSELEEQRKALQIEMQDLQNERNVRSKSIGKAKAQGQDIAPLLAEVGELGDKLDATKAEFAKIQEQVTAMTQGIPNLPHESVPVGKDEDDNVEVSRWGTPRSFDFDVKDHVDVAEGLNRGADFELAAKLTGSRFVVMRGQIARLHRALAQFMLDVHTGEHGYEETYVPYLVNHDSLYGTGQLPKFGEDLFHTQPATEEGQGLSLIPTAEVPLTNIGRDEIFEAKHLPLKMTAHTPCFRSEAGSYGRDTRGLIRQHQFEKVELVQLVKPEDSFDALESLTGHAETILQRLELPYRKMVLCTGDMGFGACKTYDLEVWLPAQDTYREISSCSNMLDFQARRMQARYRNPETNKPELLHTLNGSGLAVGRTLVAVLENYQQADGSVTVPEALVSYMGGVTSLTA